The uncultured Desulfatiglans sp. DNA window TTCGCCATAGGTGTACCCAAAGCCCCTTGGGAACACCTTTCCGTATTCGTCTTTCACAGCCAGTTTATCGGGGTAATTTCGTGCACAGCGTTTGAGTGCATCGCCTATAATCATTTCTGCTCCTCCCTATTCCAATATTCCTCCGGTACCGCGAGCTTAAAGATCCAATCGTAAACTGCAGCGCAAACAGCGATCCGCTTCTTTCACCGCATCTTTTTCATTGAGACCA harbors:
- a CDS encoding hypothetical protein (Evidence 5 : Unknown function), whose amino-acid sequence is MATGILYPSRCLKDFEQVELGLNEKDAVKEADRCLRCSLRLDL